TCAGACATTCCTCATCGCTTCCACACCTGTCACGCCGTGAAATCCAGGCCTTCTGCTCTGCCTGAAGTGTAGAGTTCCCTTTCACAGCTGAAAGTCGCGCTGCTGCCGCAGCAAATGCCCGCGCTACACTCTCATCAAAGGAAGATAGGCTGAAGGAAGAACAGATCGCTTTTTCGGCGGCGCTTTTCGCACGAACACAGGGGAAGGAAGGGTGGGGTTCCTTGTCACGCACCCTCGTGAGCAACAGGATGACATTGTCATACCAGCGCATTGCAAGGCGGTCCTTCGACAGCGCCGCCACCCAGTTCGCCCCCTCCGGCCCGAAGGGGGTATCGGGTCCAATATCCCCCTTTTCACACCTGATCCACCACACCTGAAGGTCTCTCCCCCCCTCCACCGGCAGTTCAAAGCGGTCTGACTCTTTAGTCACCTTTCTGCCTTTGGGCCTACCCATCGATTCTTCGATCAATTCATCCATCGTGGTGAGAGCCTTCTCAGCCTTAGGTGCTTGGCAGCTTGAACTTTCGGGCATATCGGTAGTGATTTCTTCGGATGCAATAGTAACCAGACGGCCCGTGAGTCGAACGTCATCATATCCGTAATTCGGCGTTCGCAGTAATGTTGTATCCAGACGGACACCGCAGACCTGCCAAGTACCGAGCAAAGTGGTAGGAGTGGAGGTCTCTCCTTTTACTTCGGAAGACAATAGCATAATGAAGCAAAGGGCAAATGCGGGTAAGGGAAACAGAATTGCTCTATTCATAGGAGTATCTACGCTCGATATAGAGATTCACCTCATGCTCACGACTCCTCACAAACCCTTTCAGAACTTTTCCACCAGAGGTATTGGCAGCCTTTATCTCATTCATGACATCGCCTACCGGCCATACCTAAAGCTTCCCCAGAGTATCTTCCTTCACGTTATTGTCAATGTCGTGCCTAGCAACCTTTCTCGCCCCATGAAGGCCGCAGTGCGAACGGCCATTCTGACATTCACAGTGCCTGTCTTGCATACTCATCGACAGTCCGGCAAATCTCTTTGACTTTTCCCTTTGACTGTCCTAATCTGCCCACCATCCCCTATCTCCGGAATACTGCCGCTATGGATATAGAAAAAAGCTCCCACCTCTCCGCCTGTCCGTTCTGCAGTCCGAGCCCTTCTATTGTCGCCGCTAACGAATATGCCATCGCCATCCGCGACGGGTTCCCGCTGTCTCCTGGCCATACGCTGATCATACCGAAGCGACACCTGGCATCCTTCTTCGAGGCGACGGCGGATGAGCGCACCGCTCTTTTCGCGCTCCTCGAAGAGGTGCGGGAGTTGCTTCTCCAGGAGCGGAGCCCCGACGGCTTCAACATCGGCATCAATGACGGGCCAGCGGCCGGCCAGACGGTGATGCATCTTCACATCCATCTCATTCCTCGGTACGCAGGCGACATGGAGGATCCACGCGGAGGGGTGCGCTGGATCTTTCCTGACAAGGCAGCGTACTGGAAGGATGGGGAGAAGCCGTGACAGACCGGCCGCTCATCTACAACAAGCTGGTCCGGGACTTCATTCCGCAGATAATCGAGGAATCGGGAAAATGCTGTTCTGTCAGCGTCCTCGATGACGCCGGCTTCGCGCAGGCCCTGCGCGTCAAGGTTCTCGAAGAGGCCCATGAGCTCTTCCACGCGTCGTCCCGCGAAGAGATCATCAATGAGGCCGCCGACCTCTTCGAGCTTATGGAGGCAATCCTCAAGCGGCACGGAATCGGCTGGGAGGACGTGTACTCGAGACGCGCTGCGAAGCGGGAGACAGCAGGAGGCTTTGAAAAGCGGCTCATGCTGCACGCGACCGCACCGACACACGAACAGGCACAGTCGGCGGCCACCACACCCAGCCTGCCACAACTTCTCACCTTCAACTCCCTCATCGGCCTCGTCGATGTCATTAAGCGCGAGCTGGCCGAGGCCGAGGCGCTGCACATAGCATCGGCATTTTACTCGCGCGGGATGCTGAACCTGCTCCTCGACCCCTTCCGGGACTTCCTGGAACGTGGCGGGCGACTGCGCCTATTGACTTCGGTGATGGGCAACTTCAACAACCCGCTCGACCTGCAGCACCTCGCCACGCAACTGCCCAGGATCGACATAAGGATCTTCTATCCTCTTGGCGAAGCGGGCGCCGCAGATTTTAACCAGGAGCCCCCACCCTTCCACATAAAGAGCTTCCTGTTCGAAAAGCCCCACGGAACGCATTCCATCATCGTCGGCTCCTCCAATCTCACCGGGTCCGGACTCGGGGGAAACGGAGGCCGCGGGAATCATGAGTGGAACTACTTTTCCAACAGTGAGACGAATCTTCTCTTCCAGAACAACCTCTCGGCCTTCGATGAGGCACTGAAGGAGTATGAGGACTACTGGCAGCGATCGTCGGTACCGATCGACCAGACGTTCCTTGACGCCTACATGCCGCGCTGGCAGAAGGCTCGGGAACTGCGTAGAACGGTTGCCACAGAGATGCGACAGACCTTCCCTATCCCCCTGGCTCCGCGGCCGGCGCAGGTTACTGCGCTGCAGGCCCTTGCGGAGCGGCGCGGTCGGGGGATCCGTAAGACCACGGTCATCGCCGCCACAGGACTAGGAAAAACGTATCTCGCCGCCTTCGACTTCCAGCAGAGCGGAATGCGAACGGTCCTGTTCATCGCCCACCGGGAAAACATCGTCCTCCAGGCGATGGGGACCTACCGCACGGTAATAGGGACCTCCTTCTTCGGCGAAGTCCTCTCCGGCAACTCCAAGCCGAGCGGCAGAGGCGGGAGCCTCTTCGCCACGGTGCAGACCCTGTCTCAGCCGGACACCCTTGCTCGCTTTACTGCCGATGCATTCGACTACATAGTCGTTGACGAGTTTCACCACGCGGACTGCGATTCTTACCAGCGAGTGTTGGGGAAGTTCCGGCCCAAGTTCCTACTCGGGCTGACCGCGACACCGGAGCGGATGGACGGCCGCGATGTCCTAAAGATCTGCGATTATGACGTCGCCTTCGAGACCCGCCTCTTCGACGCCATCGAAAATCGCTGGCTGGTACCGTTCCACTACTTTGCAATCCACGACAAGACCGACTATTCCGCACTGCACTGGACCAGCCGCGGCTACATCGAGAGCGAACTGGATGCCGTGCTCATCAACGACACCCGCGCCGCGCTCGTGTTCAATACTCTGCGCAAGTTCCTCCCGGCAACCGGAAAGACGAAAGCTCTTGCCTTCTGCTCGTCGAAAAGCCATGCCACGTACATGAGCCGCAAGTTCAACGAATTGGGACACAGTTGCGGCATGACGTCTATGTGCCTCCTCGGTGAGAACTCTATGTCCGAGCGGGAAGATGCGATGCGGAGGCTGCAGGATGAAAGAGATCCCCTCCAGATCATCTGCTCGGTCGACATCTTCGGCGAAGGGGTAGACATCCCGGCCGTCTCCCACATTCTGTTCCTGCGGCCGACGCAGTCCTTCACCGTTTTCCTCCAGCAACTCGGCAGAGGACTGCGGCAGTTTCCAGAAAAGGATTACCTCGTCGCCCTCGACTTCGTCGGGAACTTCCGCCAGTCCTATGTGGCGCCGTTGGCAATGCGGGGCTACACGAGCCTGGAGCAGTACAGGAGCCAGAGGAGGAAGGAGGAGGATTTTGTACCTCCCGCGGCGTGCTACGTGAGCGTCGAGACGGAAGTGCAGCGGATATGGGATGCCGAGATCAGGAAGCTGGTAGATCGCCCGGACCCAATTCAGCGGCTCAAAGACCTTTACCTGCAGTTGCGTTCCAGTCTCGGTCGCTCCCCCGGGATCATGGACTTTTTCGCCAACCCCGCGGCCCACGACCCGTATCTCTTCCTCAAGGCGAAGAAGCCGAACCTGGGGGAGAACTGGCTGCGGGTAAAAGAATCGATGGAGGATCTGACGGAGTACGAAGCGACGCTTCTGGGCACGCCAGCAGAAGAGCTTCTGCAGCACCTGGAAACCGAGCTAAGCCCAGTGCGTTCCTACAAAATGGTCGTGCTGAGATCGCTTCTGGAGTTGGGTGGTCACGAATGGTCCGTGGATGACGTCGCCCCGCTCTTTCTGAGGTACTACCTGGAAAACCGGGAGCGCCTTTCGGACTACGACGATCTCGCCAAACACGAGACGCCTCCCCTCTACCCCCTGTCGAAAGTCGCGGCGCACCTTATGCGGATGCCGCTGGAGAAGTTGGAGAACACCGGCAGAAAGTTCTTCGAGCTCGACAAGAAGGGGAAGGTCTTCCGGATCCGAGAGGACTACCGAGGATGGTGGAGCGCCCCGCCCTTCCGGGATCTCATCGCCGACCGTGTAGACTTCGCTTTGGCACGGTACTTCTACCGTCTGGAAGGTGGACCACTTCCCTCCGCGGACGCCAGAGGCATTGCAGTAAAGGTAGGCTATGCTGCCAAGAAGGACAGCGGATACACCGGGATGCTGCGCGGCATCATCTCAGGCAGCAAGGATGAGAACACATGGGAGTTCAGCTTCGAGGGCGGCGGGTATCCCGCGAAGATGGACATCGAGGTGCACAAGGGCGACTACTTCGTCGCTTGGACGCCGATGCGCTTCGACGACGTCACCCGCTTCCCTGCCAGGATAAAGGCTGCAGCCACAGCGCTATGCGAGGAAGGTTTGCACGGCGACTTTCAAGTCGTGGCAGAAAACGATTCGCTGAGGATCGTGCGCAAGTAGAAGGGATGGAAGAGACAAAGAGGGATGTCGCTGGAGGGTGCGCTGCCGACGGCATCTGTAAATGTACAGACGCGACCCTCAGTCACCTTCCGACAAGAAGGGGAAGGTCTTCAGGATCCGGGAAGACTACCGAGGATGGTGGAGCACCCCGCTGTTCCGGGACCTCATCGCCGACCGTGTCGACTTTGCATTGGCGCGGTACTTCTACCGGAAGGATGGCGAGCCGCTTGCCGCCGCGGACGTAAGAGGAATCGCAGTGAAGGTCGGATATGCGGCCAAGAAGGAGAGCGGATATACCGGGATGCTGCGCGGCATAATCTCGGGGAGCAAAGATGGAAGCGCATGGGAGTGCAGCTTCGAGGGCGGCGGGTATCCGGCCAAGATGGACATCGAGGTGCACAAAGGCGACCACTTCGTTGCCTGGACCGCCAAGCGCTTCGACGACGTCACCCGCTTTCCTGCCAGGATAAAGGCTGCAGCCACCGCGCTATGCGAGGAAGGCCTACACGGCGAATTTCAGGTCGTAGCAGAGAAGGATTCGCTGAGGATCGTGCGGAAGTAGAAGGCACGTGCTTCCTAAGCGGCAAAAAGAGAACGCCCCACACACTAGACGGTGCCTGACCCCCTCGAAGCCTCCCAGCCTGCCACCTTGCGCCGTGACTAAAGATCGTGTATAAACCAGTCAACAACACCTCCCAAGCCTCTCTGGCGGCCGCCGCCATGATGCTCAAACCGGGAGGTTTATTTTTTCGGGGGATGGTGCACGTGCGATACGAAAAGGCCTCTCTATCCGTCGCCGAACAAGCGGCCCTCATAATGGGAAGGGGCCTCGCATGCGACGACGTGCCGCGTCTCGAAAAGTACCTCTCCACCATCGGATATTACCGCCTCAGCGCGTACTGGCTGCCGTTCGAATACCCCCCCGAATCTCCCCATACCCGCAGCCATAGGCTCATACCTGGCACCACCTTTGAGCAGGTCCTCGCGCTCTACGTCTTCGACCGGAAACTCCGGATGATGGTAATGGAGGCGATGGAGCGCATCGAGGTGGCGATTCGCACCCGCTGGGCAAATGCCCTTGCCGTTAGGCATGGCAGCCACGCGTATATGCAGTCGGACCTGTTCAAAAACCCATGGCAGCACTCAAGCGACTTGGGAAAAATCGCGGCAAACCTGGAGGAGAGCAAGGAACCTTTCGTCGCTCACTACCGGAGGCAGTACAAGCAGCCTTTCCTGCCGCCGATCTGGGCGGTGGTGGAAACGATGACCTTGGGTGCCCTCTCCAGGTGGTTCAAGAACACCAATGACACCGCAGCAAAAAAAGAGGTCGCTCAAGCCTTCAGCATGCCCACCATCGAGATCCTTGAACAGGTCCTGCACGCACTCACCCCCGTGCGCAACATCTGTGCTCACCACAGCCGCCTCTGGAATCGTCGCTTCGCCATGTCCCTTCCGAAGATCAAAAGGATCGAGGACCGCCTGGTTGCGCCGGAGGCCCCAAACGGTCAAGCACATTACCTGTTCAACTTCCTGGTGGTCCTGGATTTGCTGATGACGGCGACCAGCCCCGGAAGTTCCTGGACGAGAAGGTTATTGGCGCTGGTCGACACGCTGGATCACGGTCCGGCTGCAATGGGTTTTCCGTCTGACTGGCGCGAGAGAAATCCTTGGAAATACTGCCTGACTCACATGGTGATCGCTCCTACAGGTGCCCAGTGACTAGAACAACGCTGAAAAGACGCATCTTGGAGGCAGTCCACGAGACAGCTCAGGACCTGCACGAACTCGGCTTCATAGACAAGAGAGCGATGCAGAAGTACGACGGTCTTTGTATTGCTCCGGTTCCCGATTACACCCCAGAGCAGATCCGCAGCATCCGAACCCGGTATCACATAAGCCAGGCCGTTCTCGCCTCCTTGCTCAACACCAGCGTTTCGTCGGTTCGCAAATGGGAGGTTGGCGAAAAGCATCCTGGCGGCCTCGCCCTGAAACTTCTCAACATTCTTGACCGGAAGGGCCTGGAGGTACTGGTCTAGTGGCGACGCACTTGTCGACGCAGGATCATCCTTCAGCGTGCCCTGCCTCTGACGACAATGTCCTTACCAGAAGGCGCA
The DNA window shown above is from Geomonas sp. RF6 and carries:
- a CDS encoding helix-turn-helix domain-containing protein, whose product is MTRTTLKRRILEAVHETAQDLHELGFIDKRAMQKYDGLCIAPVPDYTPEQIRSIRTRYHISQAVLASLLNTSVSSVRKWEVGEKHPGGLALKLLNILDRKGLEVLV
- a CDS encoding HIT family protein, with product MDIEKSSHLSACPFCSPSPSIVAANEYAIAIRDGFPLSPGHTLIIPKRHLASFFEATADERTALFALLEEVRELLLQERSPDGFNIGINDGPAAGQTVMHLHIHLIPRYAGDMEDPRGGVRWIFPDKAAYWKDGEKP
- a CDS encoding Abi family protein is translated as MMLKPGGLFFRGMVHVRYEKASLSVAEQAALIMGRGLACDDVPRLEKYLSTIGYYRLSAYWLPFEYPPESPHTRSHRLIPGTTFEQVLALYVFDRKLRMMVMEAMERIEVAIRTRWANALAVRHGSHAYMQSDLFKNPWQHSSDLGKIAANLEESKEPFVAHYRRQYKQPFLPPIWAVVETMTLGALSRWFKNTNDTAAKKEVAQAFSMPTIEILEQVLHALTPVRNICAHHSRLWNRRFAMSLPKIKRIEDRLVAPEAPNGQAHYLFNFLVVLDLLMTATSPGSSWTRRLLALVDTLDHGPAAMGFPSDWRERNPWKYCLTHMVIAPTGAQ
- a CDS encoding lysozyme inhibitor LprI family protein; its protein translation is MNRAILFPLPAFALCFIMLLSSEVKGETSTPTTLLGTWQVCGVRLDTTLLRTPNYGYDDVRLTGRLVTIASEEITTDMPESSSCQAPKAEKALTTMDELIEESMGRPKGRKVTKESDRFELPVEGGRDLQVWWIRCEKGDIGPDTPFGPEGANWVAALSKDRLAMRWYDNVILLLTRVRDKEPHPSFPCVRAKSAAEKAICSSFSLSSFDESVARAFAAAAARLSAVKGNSTLQAEQKAWISRRDRCGSDEECLKKTMQDRLEQLHSVE
- a CDS encoding DEAD/DEAH box helicase family protein; amino-acid sequence: MTDRPLIYNKLVRDFIPQIIEESGKCCSVSVLDDAGFAQALRVKVLEEAHELFHASSREEIINEAADLFELMEAILKRHGIGWEDVYSRRAAKRETAGGFEKRLMLHATAPTHEQAQSAATTPSLPQLLTFNSLIGLVDVIKRELAEAEALHIASAFYSRGMLNLLLDPFRDFLERGGRLRLLTSVMGNFNNPLDLQHLATQLPRIDIRIFYPLGEAGAADFNQEPPPFHIKSFLFEKPHGTHSIIVGSSNLTGSGLGGNGGRGNHEWNYFSNSETNLLFQNNLSAFDEALKEYEDYWQRSSVPIDQTFLDAYMPRWQKARELRRTVATEMRQTFPIPLAPRPAQVTALQALAERRGRGIRKTTVIAATGLGKTYLAAFDFQQSGMRTVLFIAHRENIVLQAMGTYRTVIGTSFFGEVLSGNSKPSGRGGSLFATVQTLSQPDTLARFTADAFDYIVVDEFHHADCDSYQRVLGKFRPKFLLGLTATPERMDGRDVLKICDYDVAFETRLFDAIENRWLVPFHYFAIHDKTDYSALHWTSRGYIESELDAVLINDTRAALVFNTLRKFLPATGKTKALAFCSSKSHATYMSRKFNELGHSCGMTSMCLLGENSMSEREDAMRRLQDERDPLQIICSVDIFGEGVDIPAVSHILFLRPTQSFTVFLQQLGRGLRQFPEKDYLVALDFVGNFRQSYVAPLAMRGYTSLEQYRSQRRKEEDFVPPAACYVSVETEVQRIWDAEIRKLVDRPDPIQRLKDLYLQLRSSLGRSPGIMDFFANPAAHDPYLFLKAKKPNLGENWLRVKESMEDLTEYEATLLGTPAEELLQHLETELSPVRSYKMVVLRSLLELGGHEWSVDDVAPLFLRYYLENRERLSDYDDLAKHETPPLYPLSKVAAHLMRMPLEKLENTGRKFFELDKKGKVFRIREDYRGWWSAPPFRDLIADRVDFALARYFYRLEGGPLPSADARGIAVKVGYAAKKDSGYTGMLRGIISGSKDENTWEFSFEGGGYPAKMDIEVHKGDYFVAWTPMRFDDVTRFPARIKAAATALCEEGLHGDFQVVAENDSLRIVRK